A single Molothrus aeneus isolate 106 chromosome 9, BPBGC_Maene_1.0, whole genome shotgun sequence DNA region contains:
- the RTCA gene encoding RNA 3'-terminal phosphate cyclase, producing the protein MDGDRVDIDGGIMEGGGQILRVSTALSCLLGLPLRVRRIRAGRSQPGLRPQHLSGLEMIRDLCDGKLNGGEIGSTEITFTPGKIKGGTHIADTKTAGSVCLLMQVAMPCVLFAASPSELHLKGGTNAEMAPQIDYTVMVFKPIIEKFNFTFNCDIKRRGYYPQGGGEVVVQMSPVKELSPINLTERGTVTKIYGRAFVAGALPIKLAKDMSAAAVRCIRREIRDLYINIQPVREPDDQAVGTGSGIIIVAETSTGCLLAGSSLGKRGKNADKVGIEAAEMLLQNLKHGGTVDDSLQDQLIIFMALAKGVSRVKSGPITLHTQTAIHFAEQLTKAKFTVTKSEEEDPGNDTYIIECQGMGMINSNLKC; encoded by the exons ATGGACGGGGACAGGGTGGATATAGACGGCGGGATCATGGAGGGG GGCGGGCAGATCCTGCGGGTGTCCACGGCgctgagctgcctgctggggctgccgcTGCGGGTGCGCCGGATCCGCGCCGGGCGGAGCCAGCCCGGCCTCAG ACCTCAGCATCTGTCTGGATTGGAGATGATTCGAGATTTGTGTGATGGGAAGCTGAATGGTGGAGAAATTGGCTCAACAGAAATAACCTTCACTCCTGGGAAGATCAAAGGTGGAACCCACATAGCAGATACAAAAACAGCAGG GAGTGTGTGCCTACTGATGCAGGTAGCAATGCCCTGTGTGCTGTTTGCTGCTTCCCCATCAGAGCTTCATTTAAAAGGTGGGACTAATGCGGAGATGGCTCCTCAGATAGACTACACAGTCATG gtctTCAAGCCAATAATCGAAAAGTTCAATTTCACATTTAATTGTGACATAAAGAGGAG GGGCTACTATCCTCAAGGAGGTGGTGAAGTTGTAGTCCAGATGTCTCCAGTCAAAGAGCTGAGCCCAATAAACTTAACAGAACGTGGCACAGTGACAAAGATTTATGGAAGGGCATTTGTTGCTGGAGCACTGCCTATCAAA CTGGCAAAAGacatgtcagcagcagcagtgagatgCATCAGAAGAGAAATCAGAGACCTTTACATTAACATTCAGCCTGTCAGAGAACCTGATGATCAAGCTGTTGGGACTGGAAGTGGAATAAT TATTGTTGCAGAGACCTCAACGGGTTGTTTGTTAGCTGGGTCATCACTTGGCAAGAGAG GAAAGAATGCTGACAAAGTTGGCATTgaagcagcagagatgctgcttcAGAATCTGAAACATGGGGGAACTGTGGATGATTCTCTGCAAGACCAA CTGATCATTTTTATGGCATTGGCAAAGGGAGTGTCTAGAGTGAAAAGTGGACCAATTACACTGCATACTCAAACAGCTATACACTTTGCAGAGCAGCTAACAAAG GCCAAATTTACTGTGACAAAGTCAGAAGAGGAAGACCCTGGTAATGATACCTACATCATTGAGTGCCAAGGAATGGGGATGATAAACTCAAACttaaagtgttaa
- the VCAM1 gene encoding vascular cell adhesion protein 1 isoform X2: MFKEMGRARQAVLLILCVLRTVKGFEMEIIPAERIVAQIGGTLILTCNTTGCASPRFSWRTQMDSPLGGKVSNHRTYSTLTMNPVGIVNSHSYLCTVICGERGKKEKSVKVELYSFPSDPVIEISQSLVAGEPAPVICRIPDVYPSHHLEVLLKKDEHVLHKEDFSDDDSTNTETKIVTYTFHPMAEDAGKEITCVARLPIADMDFEPKERTASQKLNVNFGPQNTVITASPGNSPMEGDSLNLTCVTQSSPPAQIVWSKHLAEESIQHLIKNNVLYIPRVHFNDSGRYSCEVINLVTNKTEEATVDIIIQGAPVITKLSIEPSTTVQEGENVSIQCSAESNPPPKIILRRKSDNADIGTSSARSILLPSVMFQNGGDYECVAENKYGNSKSEITLNVKYGPKNTMITVFPAALKEGETVTMKCTSSGNPAPVISWKKKKATGESEKISKNATIIIQNLKSQDLGLYECEAYNQFGKEEKAVELYVQARLEEPDQMIPFIIAFSSVAAVAVPAVAILIYVSRQAKINGSYSLVKALRLKV, encoded by the exons ATGTTTAAGGAGATGGGAAGAGCAAGGCAGGCTGTGCTATTAATTTTGTGCGTATTAAGGACTG TTAAAggttttgaaatggaaattataCCTGCTGAGAGAATTGTGGCACAGATTGGAGGCACACTCATACTCACATGCAATACTACTGGCTGTGCATCACCACGTTTTTCCTGGAGAACCCAGATGGACAGCCCCCTTGGAGGAAAAGTCAGCAACCACAGGACATATTCTACATTGACTATGAATCCAGTTGGCATTGTGAATTCTCATTCTTATCTTTGTACTGTCATATGTggtgagagagggaaaaaggagaagagtgTCAAAGTTGAACTTTACT cTTTCCCCAGTGATCCTGTCATTGAGATCAGCCAATCCTTAGTTGCTGGAGAACCAGCCCCTGTCATCTGTAGAATTCCTGATGTGTATCCTTCTCATCACCTGGAAGTTCTCCTAAAGAAAGATGAACATGTTCTTCATAAGGAAGATTTTTCAGACGATGACAGCACAAATACAGAGACCAAAATTGTGACATATACATTTCATCCCATGGCTGAAGATGCTGGGAAAGAGATTACCTGTGTGGCCAGGTTACCAATTGCTGATATGGATTTTGAACCCAAAGAAAGAACAGCTTCTCAGAAACTTAATGTAAATT TTGGTCCACAAAATACTGTCATTACTGCATCTCCAGGCAACTCCCCAATGGAAGGAGATTCTCTGAACCTCACTTGTGTGACTCAGAGTAGCCCACCAGCACAAATAGTTTGGAGTAAACATTTGGCTGAAGAAAGCATTCAGCATCTGATAAAAAACAATGTTCTTTATATTCCCCGTGTCCATTTCAATGATTCAGGACGGTACAGCTGTGAAGTAATCAATCTGGTAACTAATAAAACAGAAGAAGCAACTGTGGACATTATTATACAAG GTGCTCCAGTCATTACAAAACTCTCCATTGAACCTTCTACAACAGttcaggaaggagaaaatgtCTCCATACAATGTTCTGCTGAAAGCAACCCTCCTCCCAAGATAATTTTAAGGAGAAAATCTGATAATGCAGACATAGGGACTTCTAGTGCCAGGAGTATTCTTCTTCCATCTGTGATGTTCCAAAATGGAGGAGACTATGAATGTGTAGCAGAAAATAAGTATGGGAACAGTAAAAGTGAAATCACACTTAATGTGAAAT ATGGACCAAAGAATACAATGATCActgttttccctgctgctcttaAAGAAGGGGAAACTGTGACAATGAAATGTACTAGTTCTGGTAATCCAGCTCCTGTGATctcctggaagaaaaagaaggccACCGGGGAGTCTgagaaaatttctaaaaatgcaACTATAATTATACAGAACTTGAAAAGTCAAGATCTGGGGCTTTATGAATGTGAAGCTTATAATCAATTTggcaaggaagaaaaagctgtggaaTTATATGTTCAAG CAAGATTGGAAGAACCAGATCAGATGATCCCATTCATTATTGCATTCTCATCTGTAGCAGCAGTAGCAGTACCTGCAGTTGCAATTTTGATCTATGTGTCAAGACAAGCAAAGATCAATGGATCCTACAGTCTTGTAAAAGCACTAAGGTTGAAAGTTTGA
- the VCAM1 gene encoding vascular cell adhesion protein 1 isoform X1 — protein sequence MRRNRKIKVEKAAELMCVFPFVVKGFEMEIIPAERIVAQIGGTLILTCNTTGCASPRFSWRTQMDSPLGGKVSNHRTYSTLTMNPVGIVNSHSYLCTVICGERGKKEKSVKVELYSFPSDPVIEISQSLVAGEPAPVICRIPDVYPSHHLEVLLKKDEHVLHKEDFSDDDSTNTETKIVTYTFHPMAEDAGKEITCVARLPIADMDFEPKERTASQKLNVNFGPQNTVITASPGNSPMEGDSLNLTCVTQSSPPAQIVWSKHLAEESIQHLIKNNVLYIPRVHFNDSGRYSCEVINLVTNKTEEATVDIIIQGAPVITKLSIEPSTTVQEGENVSIQCSAESNPPPKIILRRKSDNADIGTSSARSILLPSVMFQNGGDYECVAENKYGNSKSEITLNVKYGPKNTMITVFPAALKEGETVTMKCTSSGNPAPVISWKKKKATGESEKISKNATIIIQNLKSQDLGLYECEAYNQFGKEEKAVELYVQARLEEPDQMIPFIIAFSSVAAVAVPAVAILIYVSRQAKINGSYSLVKALRLKV from the exons AtgagaagaaacaggaaaataaaagttgaaaaagctgctgaattgatgtgtgttttcccttttgtaGTTAAAggttttgaaatggaaattataCCTGCTGAGAGAATTGTGGCACAGATTGGAGGCACACTCATACTCACATGCAATACTACTGGCTGTGCATCACCACGTTTTTCCTGGAGAACCCAGATGGACAGCCCCCTTGGAGGAAAAGTCAGCAACCACAGGACATATTCTACATTGACTATGAATCCAGTTGGCATTGTGAATTCTCATTCTTATCTTTGTACTGTCATATGTggtgagagagggaaaaaggagaagagtgTCAAAGTTGAACTTTACT cTTTCCCCAGTGATCCTGTCATTGAGATCAGCCAATCCTTAGTTGCTGGAGAACCAGCCCCTGTCATCTGTAGAATTCCTGATGTGTATCCTTCTCATCACCTGGAAGTTCTCCTAAAGAAAGATGAACATGTTCTTCATAAGGAAGATTTTTCAGACGATGACAGCACAAATACAGAGACCAAAATTGTGACATATACATTTCATCCCATGGCTGAAGATGCTGGGAAAGAGATTACCTGTGTGGCCAGGTTACCAATTGCTGATATGGATTTTGAACCCAAAGAAAGAACAGCTTCTCAGAAACTTAATGTAAATT TTGGTCCACAAAATACTGTCATTACTGCATCTCCAGGCAACTCCCCAATGGAAGGAGATTCTCTGAACCTCACTTGTGTGACTCAGAGTAGCCCACCAGCACAAATAGTTTGGAGTAAACATTTGGCTGAAGAAAGCATTCAGCATCTGATAAAAAACAATGTTCTTTATATTCCCCGTGTCCATTTCAATGATTCAGGACGGTACAGCTGTGAAGTAATCAATCTGGTAACTAATAAAACAGAAGAAGCAACTGTGGACATTATTATACAAG GTGCTCCAGTCATTACAAAACTCTCCATTGAACCTTCTACAACAGttcaggaaggagaaaatgtCTCCATACAATGTTCTGCTGAAAGCAACCCTCCTCCCAAGATAATTTTAAGGAGAAAATCTGATAATGCAGACATAGGGACTTCTAGTGCCAGGAGTATTCTTCTTCCATCTGTGATGTTCCAAAATGGAGGAGACTATGAATGTGTAGCAGAAAATAAGTATGGGAACAGTAAAAGTGAAATCACACTTAATGTGAAAT ATGGACCAAAGAATACAATGATCActgttttccctgctgctcttaAAGAAGGGGAAACTGTGACAATGAAATGTACTAGTTCTGGTAATCCAGCTCCTGTGATctcctggaagaaaaagaaggccACCGGGGAGTCTgagaaaatttctaaaaatgcaACTATAATTATACAGAACTTGAAAAGTCAAGATCTGGGGCTTTATGAATGTGAAGCTTATAATCAATTTggcaaggaagaaaaagctgtggaaTTATATGTTCAAG CAAGATTGGAAGAACCAGATCAGATGATCCCATTCATTATTGCATTCTCATCTGTAGCAGCAGTAGCAGTACCTGCAGTTGCAATTTTGATCTATGTGTCAAGACAAGCAAAGATCAATGGATCCTACAGTCTTGTAAAAGCACTAAGGTTGAAAGTTTGA
- the VCAM1 gene encoding vascular cell adhesion protein 1 isoform X3 — MEIIPAERIVAQIGGTLILTCNTTGCASPRFSWRTQMDSPLGGKVSNHRTYSTLTMNPVGIVNSHSYLCTVICGERGKKEKSVKVELYSFPSDPVIEISQSLVAGEPAPVICRIPDVYPSHHLEVLLKKDEHVLHKEDFSDDDSTNTETKIVTYTFHPMAEDAGKEITCVARLPIADMDFEPKERTASQKLNVNFGPQNTVITASPGNSPMEGDSLNLTCVTQSSPPAQIVWSKHLAEESIQHLIKNNVLYIPRVHFNDSGRYSCEVINLVTNKTEEATVDIIIQGAPVITKLSIEPSTTVQEGENVSIQCSAESNPPPKIILRRKSDNADIGTSSARSILLPSVMFQNGGDYECVAENKYGNSKSEITLNVKYGPKNTMITVFPAALKEGETVTMKCTSSGNPAPVISWKKKKATGESEKISKNATIIIQNLKSQDLGLYECEAYNQFGKEEKAVELYVQARLEEPDQMIPFIIAFSSVAAVAVPAVAILIYVSRQAKINGSYSLVKALRLKV, encoded by the exons atggaaattataCCTGCTGAGAGAATTGTGGCACAGATTGGAGGCACACTCATACTCACATGCAATACTACTGGCTGTGCATCACCACGTTTTTCCTGGAGAACCCAGATGGACAGCCCCCTTGGAGGAAAAGTCAGCAACCACAGGACATATTCTACATTGACTATGAATCCAGTTGGCATTGTGAATTCTCATTCTTATCTTTGTACTGTCATATGTggtgagagagggaaaaaggagaagagtgTCAAAGTTGAACTTTACT cTTTCCCCAGTGATCCTGTCATTGAGATCAGCCAATCCTTAGTTGCTGGAGAACCAGCCCCTGTCATCTGTAGAATTCCTGATGTGTATCCTTCTCATCACCTGGAAGTTCTCCTAAAGAAAGATGAACATGTTCTTCATAAGGAAGATTTTTCAGACGATGACAGCACAAATACAGAGACCAAAATTGTGACATATACATTTCATCCCATGGCTGAAGATGCTGGGAAAGAGATTACCTGTGTGGCCAGGTTACCAATTGCTGATATGGATTTTGAACCCAAAGAAAGAACAGCTTCTCAGAAACTTAATGTAAATT TTGGTCCACAAAATACTGTCATTACTGCATCTCCAGGCAACTCCCCAATGGAAGGAGATTCTCTGAACCTCACTTGTGTGACTCAGAGTAGCCCACCAGCACAAATAGTTTGGAGTAAACATTTGGCTGAAGAAAGCATTCAGCATCTGATAAAAAACAATGTTCTTTATATTCCCCGTGTCCATTTCAATGATTCAGGACGGTACAGCTGTGAAGTAATCAATCTGGTAACTAATAAAACAGAAGAAGCAACTGTGGACATTATTATACAAG GTGCTCCAGTCATTACAAAACTCTCCATTGAACCTTCTACAACAGttcaggaaggagaaaatgtCTCCATACAATGTTCTGCTGAAAGCAACCCTCCTCCCAAGATAATTTTAAGGAGAAAATCTGATAATGCAGACATAGGGACTTCTAGTGCCAGGAGTATTCTTCTTCCATCTGTGATGTTCCAAAATGGAGGAGACTATGAATGTGTAGCAGAAAATAAGTATGGGAACAGTAAAAGTGAAATCACACTTAATGTGAAAT ATGGACCAAAGAATACAATGATCActgttttccctgctgctcttaAAGAAGGGGAAACTGTGACAATGAAATGTACTAGTTCTGGTAATCCAGCTCCTGTGATctcctggaagaaaaagaaggccACCGGGGAGTCTgagaaaatttctaaaaatgcaACTATAATTATACAGAACTTGAAAAGTCAAGATCTGGGGCTTTATGAATGTGAAGCTTATAATCAATTTggcaaggaagaaaaagctgtggaaTTATATGTTCAAG CAAGATTGGAAGAACCAGATCAGATGATCCCATTCATTATTGCATTCTCATCTGTAGCAGCAGTAGCAGTACCTGCAGTTGCAATTTTGATCTATGTGTCAAGACAAGCAAAGATCAATGGATCCTACAGTCTTGTAAAAGCACTAAGGTTGAAAGTTTGA